The following proteins are co-located in the Haloarcula marismortui ATCC 43049 genome:
- a CDS encoding alanine dehydrogenase → MQTLLLGADAVEDHATMPAVIDAVAAAFAADARENTIMPAKSYIDLPQYNGDFRSMPAYVNAETWDAAAVKWVNVHLDNPRDHDLPTVLGTLIYSDPETAFPLAVMDGTVLTRLRTGAAAAVATDHLAVADADSLGLVGAGTQAYTQLDAISAVRNIETVVVADRDTEKQQAFVDTFTDRFDVRAGSIEDAAGCDVLSTITPVESPIVDRKWLGERTHVNAIGADAAGKQEHSERTLLDAKLVIDNYEQCTHSGEINVPWGEGTLTDTDLHGELGDIVAGTLSGRTDDDGITLFDSTGLAIQDVAAAHVVYENASDDGDGTAFSLVDTETS, encoded by the coding sequence ATGCAGACGCTGCTTCTCGGCGCGGACGCGGTTGAGGACCACGCGACGATGCCGGCAGTCATCGACGCGGTTGCCGCGGCCTTCGCCGCCGATGCCAGGGAGAACACCATCATGCCGGCCAAGTCCTACATCGACCTGCCGCAGTACAACGGCGACTTCCGGTCGATGCCGGCCTACGTCAACGCTGAAACGTGGGACGCCGCCGCGGTCAAGTGGGTCAACGTCCATCTGGACAACCCCCGCGACCACGACTTGCCGACCGTCCTCGGGACGCTCATCTACTCGGACCCCGAGACGGCGTTCCCACTGGCCGTGATGGACGGTACAGTCCTGACGCGCCTGCGGACCGGGGCGGCGGCCGCCGTCGCCACCGACCACCTCGCTGTCGCCGACGCGGACTCCCTTGGTCTGGTCGGGGCCGGCACGCAGGCGTACACGCAACTGGACGCTATTTCGGCGGTCCGGAACATCGAGACGGTGGTCGTCGCCGACCGGGACACGGAGAAACAGCAGGCGTTCGTCGACACGTTCACCGACCGGTTCGACGTGCGGGCGGGCAGCATTGAGGACGCCGCCGGCTGTGATGTGCTGTCGACGATTACGCCCGTCGAGTCGCCTATCGTCGACCGGAAGTGGCTCGGCGAGCGCACACACGTCAACGCCATCGGGGCCGACGCCGCCGGCAAGCAGGAACACAGCGAACGCACGCTCCTCGACGCGAAACTCGTCATCGACAACTACGAGCAGTGTACCCACTCCGGTGAAATCAACGTCCCGTGGGGCGAGGGTACCCTGACCGATACCGACCTCCACGGGGAACTCGGCGACATCGTCGCGGGCACGCTCTCGGGGCGGACAGACGACGACGGAATCACGCTTTTTGACTCGACGGGGCTGGCTATCCAGGACGTCGCGGCCGCACACGTCGTCTATGAGAACGCGAGCGACGATGGCGACGGAACGGCGTTCTCACTCGTCGACACCGAGACCTCCTGA
- a CDS encoding DUF7535 family protein yields MAASPDDETEDSGRLPAPLRSVTPGSRPHRDEGMDVFGWGVFLGLLVLLMPLLPFIVIVWGISKVTDMLTPSP; encoded by the coding sequence ATGGCAGCATCACCTGACGACGAGACGGAAGACAGCGGACGACTGCCGGCACCGCTCCGATCGGTCACGCCAGGGTCGCGGCCCCACCGCGACGAAGGGATGGACGTGTTCGGTTGGGGAGTGTTCCTCGGCCTGCTCGTCCTATTGATGCCGCTCCTGCCGTTTATCGTCATCGTCTGGGGCATCTCAAAAGTGACCGACATGCTCACGCCTTCGCCGTAA
- a CDS encoding sensor histidine kinase: protein MGSKPVLVVTADGLDTATLESALADTPASITYLSDLTDLFDTLTHSVFHALVLPETVDGQSGTDIAYGVRTLFPDLPVIIVGEDPEAVPDTLEVTAVEPSARLEDAVAEAVRDSLGAEPPTVAGRPPSPMETLLLSLFNELPDHLYAKDDQARHVLLGRGFNEPTDRLGLTDVEVPELAEEHARAALRDEMDVIEEETDRVEVEEFLDLDASYVRTRKMPWYDSTGDVQGIIGHTQDITDRKLREHAFRRQNERMVKVALVASHELRNELQIAYGRLEELADCDGPTADIAESLSQISAIIDTVVELSTSDPNGPVQHAEIEQVPKREHVWLSRLSREVWDTLADSEACLTFDGDTRIVADQESAGLLLQILFQNALEHAGPSVTVTVGLTADGFFVADDGPGIDVEPPERVFDAGHTAVAENTGFGLYVARRVAADQGWTVTAAESESGGARFDIGNVDCPE from the coding sequence ATGGGTAGCAAACCTGTCTTAGTCGTCACGGCCGACGGGCTGGATACCGCCACTCTTGAATCTGCCCTCGCTGACACACCGGCTTCGATCACGTACCTGTCGGACCTCACGGACCTCTTTGATACGCTCACCCATTCGGTGTTCCACGCGCTCGTACTGCCCGAAACAGTCGATGGCCAGTCCGGAACCGATATCGCGTACGGCGTCAGGACGCTGTTTCCCGACCTGCCGGTAATCATTGTTGGCGAGGACCCGGAAGCAGTCCCGGATACCCTCGAGGTGACGGCCGTTGAGCCGTCGGCACGTCTCGAAGACGCCGTCGCCGAGGCCGTCCGGGATAGCCTCGGTGCCGAGCCACCGACTGTCGCTGGACGCCCACCGTCCCCGATGGAGACGCTGTTACTCTCCCTGTTCAACGAACTGCCGGACCACCTGTATGCGAAAGACGATCAGGCCCGACACGTCCTGCTGGGCCGGGGGTTCAACGAGCCAACCGACCGGCTCGGGCTCACCGACGTCGAAGTCCCGGAACTGGCCGAGGAACACGCGAGAGCGGCCCTGCGTGATGAGATGGACGTTATCGAGGAGGAAACAGACCGGGTCGAAGTGGAGGAGTTCCTCGACCTTGATGCGTCGTACGTTCGCACCCGAAAGATGCCGTGGTACGATTCCACTGGCGACGTTCAGGGTATCATCGGACACACTCAAGATATCACTGACCGAAAGCTCCGCGAGCACGCGTTTCGCCGCCAGAACGAACGGATGGTGAAAGTCGCACTCGTGGCGTCTCATGAGCTTCGAAACGAACTGCAGATCGCGTACGGGCGACTCGAAGAGCTGGCTGACTGCGACGGTCCGACCGCCGACATTGCCGAGTCGCTGTCCCAGATTTCTGCGATTATTGATACCGTCGTTGAACTCTCTACGAGTGACCCGAATGGCCCGGTCCAGCACGCCGAGATCGAACAGGTCCCGAAGCGAGAACACGTGTGGCTCTCCCGTCTCAGTCGAGAGGTGTGGGACACGCTCGCTGACAGTGAGGCATGCCTGACTTTCGATGGGGACACCCGTATTGTCGCCGATCAGGAGTCTGCCGGACTGTTGCTCCAGATACTGTTCCAGAACGCGCTTGAACACGCCGGACCGTCGGTCACCGTCACCGTCGGCCTGACGGCAGACGGCTTCTTCGTCGCAGATGACGGCCCGGGCATCGATGTCGAACCACCGGAACGGGTGTTCGATGCGGGTCACACTGCTGTCGCAGAGAACACTGGATTCGGACTCTATGTCGCCCGACGGGTCGCCGCTGACCAGGGGTGGACGGTCACAGCAGCGGAGAGCGAGTCGGGCGGTGCCCGATTCGATATCGGAAACGTCGACTGTCCCGAATAG